The following are from one region of the Actinoplanes sp. L3-i22 genome:
- the prfA gene encoding peptide chain release factor 1, whose translation MSTDRLTALLDEYADLEKRMEDPSIHSDQALVRRVGRRFAELAPLYTAHAELEAARADLAAAKELAAEDPAFASEVEAVAAVLPALEEKLGEMLMPRDPNDAKDVIVEIKAGEGGQESALFAADLLRMYTRYAERHGWVIEVIDSQESDLGGVKDISVAVKTRGLPEGGHGVWSRMKWEGGVHRVQRVPVTESQGRIHTSAAGVLVLPEAEDVEVHIEPGDLRIDVYRSSGPGGQSVNTTDSAVRITHLPTGTVVSCQNEKSQLQNKESAMRILRSRLLVQLQEAADAVAGDARKAQVRTVDRSERVRTYNYPQNRITDHRIGYTAYNLDLVLGGELDGVLDALAAADREARLAGDTELSRRQ comes from the coding sequence ATGAGCACCGACCGCCTGACCGCGCTTCTCGACGAATACGCCGATCTGGAGAAGCGGATGGAGGACCCGTCGATCCATTCCGACCAGGCGCTGGTCCGCCGGGTCGGCCGGCGCTTCGCCGAGCTCGCGCCGCTCTACACCGCGCACGCCGAGCTGGAGGCCGCGCGCGCCGACCTGGCCGCCGCTAAGGAGCTGGCCGCCGAGGACCCGGCGTTCGCGAGTGAGGTCGAGGCGGTCGCCGCGGTGCTGCCGGCGCTGGAGGAGAAGCTCGGCGAGATGCTCATGCCGCGCGACCCGAACGACGCCAAGGACGTGATCGTCGAGATCAAGGCGGGCGAGGGCGGCCAGGAGTCCGCGCTGTTCGCCGCGGATCTGCTGCGCATGTACACCCGGTACGCGGAACGCCACGGCTGGGTGATCGAGGTGATCGACTCGCAGGAGTCGGACCTCGGCGGTGTGAAGGACATCTCGGTCGCGGTGAAGACGCGGGGCCTGCCGGAGGGCGGCCACGGCGTCTGGTCCCGGATGAAGTGGGAGGGCGGCGTGCACCGGGTGCAGCGGGTCCCGGTCACCGAGTCGCAGGGCCGGATCCACACCTCGGCGGCCGGTGTGCTGGTGCTGCCCGAGGCGGAGGACGTCGAGGTGCACATCGAGCCGGGCGACCTGCGGATCGACGTGTACCGCTCGTCGGGGCCGGGTGGCCAGTCGGTCAACACCACCGACTCCGCGGTCCGGATCACGCACCTGCCGACCGGGACCGTGGTCAGCTGCCAGAACGAGAAGAGCCAGCTGCAGAACAAGGAGTCGGCGATGCGGATCCTGCGCTCCCGGCTGCTGGTGCAGCTGCAGGAGGCGGCGGACGCGGTGGCCGGCGACGCGCGCAAGGCCCAGGTGCGGACGGTCGACCGCTCCGAGCGGGTGCGCACGTACAACTACCCGCAGAACCGGATCACCGACCACCGGATCGGCTACACCGCGTACAACCTCGATCTCGTCCTCGGTGGCGAGCTGGACGGGGTGCTGGACGCGCTGGCCGCGGCGGACCGGGAGGCCCGGCTGGCCGGGGACACCGAGCTCAGCCGACGTCAGTGA
- the rpmE gene encoding 50S ribosomal protein L31: MKSGIHPEYTTTEVICSCGETFTTRSTAKGGEIRVETCSACHPFYTGKQRVLDTAGRVAKFQAKYAKVNAAKKK; this comes from the coding sequence ATGAAGAGCGGCATCCACCCGGAGTACACGACCACCGAGGTCATCTGCTCCTGCGGCGAGACCTTCACCACCCGTAGCACCGCCAAGGGCGGCGAGATCCGCGTCGAGACCTGCAGCGCCTGCCACCCGTTCTACACCGGCAAGCAGCGCGTCCTCGACACCGCGGGCCGGGTCGCGAAGTTCCAGGCGAAGTACGCCAAGGTCAACGCCGCGAAGAAGAAGTAA
- a CDS encoding RNA ligase yields MTLLHEVFDPVKLAEAVGNGLIRTQRHPSLPFTIYNYTEACQYSGAWSPVTLACRGLIVHESGHIAARVMNKFFNHSEPSAPVLDAAAAVTVTDKVDGSLGIVYHDGSGWAVATRGSFASDQARHATNLLRTRYAEFVPPAGLTVLVEIIYPDNRIVVDYRGLDDLVLLGAVEIATGRSHGPEAVPDWPGPVVETFGYATLAEALAAPPRDGREGLVVHFTAADQRVKIKYADYVRLHRLVTGLTPRTVWEILATGGDLDPMLAPLPDEFHVWASGVAAELTAEVDARAAAVEAAYDGIVGGLPAGWGRKEFALAAVRSPHRGELFQRLDGHDYRPGLWQRVRPSGDKAAGGGAEE; encoded by the coding sequence ATGACGCTGCTCCACGAGGTCTTCGATCCGGTCAAGCTGGCCGAAGCGGTCGGCAACGGGCTGATCCGGACGCAGCGTCATCCGAGCCTGCCGTTCACGATCTACAACTACACCGAGGCCTGCCAGTACTCCGGCGCTTGGAGCCCGGTCACGCTCGCCTGTCGTGGCCTGATCGTGCACGAGTCCGGACACATTGCGGCTCGTGTCATGAATAAGTTCTTCAACCATTCTGAGCCGTCTGCGCCGGTTCTCGACGCAGCGGCGGCGGTGACGGTCACTGACAAGGTGGATGGGAGCCTGGGCATCGTCTACCACGACGGCTCGGGCTGGGCGGTGGCGACGCGCGGGTCGTTCGCCTCCGATCAGGCGCGGCATGCGACGAACCTGCTGCGTACGCGGTACGCGGAGTTCGTCCCGCCGGCCGGCCTGACGGTGCTCGTGGAGATCATTTACCCGGACAACCGGATCGTCGTCGACTACCGGGGTCTCGACGACCTGGTCCTGCTCGGCGCGGTCGAGATCGCCACCGGCCGCTCGCACGGGCCGGAGGCGGTGCCGGACTGGCCGGGCCCGGTGGTCGAGACGTTCGGGTACGCGACGCTGGCCGAGGCGCTCGCCGCTCCCCCGCGCGACGGGCGGGAGGGGCTGGTGGTGCACTTCACCGCGGCCGACCAGCGGGTGAAGATCAAGTACGCCGACTACGTCCGGCTGCATCGCCTGGTGACCGGGCTCACCCCCCGTACCGTATGGGAGATCTTGGCGACCGGCGGCGACCTGGACCCGATGCTGGCGCCCTTGCCGGACGAATTCCATGTCTGGGCCAGCGGCGTAGCCGCGGAGCTCACCGCCGAGGTCGACGCGCGCGCCGCGGCGGTCGAGGCGGCCTACGACGGGATCGTCGGCGGGCTGCCGGCCGGTTGGGGGCGCAAGGAGTTCGCGCTGGCCGCGGTGCGCAGCCCGCACCGGGGTGAGCTGTTCCAGCGTCTGGACGGTCACGACTACCGTCCTGGCCTGTGGCAGCGGGTTCGGCCGTCGGGAGACAAGGCGGCCGGTGGAGGAGCCGAGGAATGA
- a CDS encoding AAA family ATPase, with protein sequence MTRLLITRGLPASGKTTFARKLQPGVVRVNRDDLRRMLHGQRLFTQSAEAQVTHAQRAAVEALLRTRASVIVDDTNLRAKVVREWAEMAARHGASFEVHDFTDVPLAECLRRDAERPADDQVGEDAIRRMHERYLAGKNVPLPVPFVDPGGPGVVYQPDPELPPVVLVDIDGTVALMAGRSPYEWHRVGEDAPNPAVIAAVRAMHAAGHAIVFCSGRDEVCRAETEAWLELFVDVPYEGLFMRPEGDSRKDSIVKREIFDSEIRNRWRVVGVFDDRQQVVRMWRALGLTVFQVAEGDF encoded by the coding sequence ATGACGCGACTGTTGATCACGCGGGGTCTGCCCGCGTCCGGGAAGACCACGTTCGCCCGCAAGCTGCAGCCCGGGGTGGTCCGGGTGAACCGGGACGACCTGCGGCGGATGCTGCACGGGCAGCGCCTGTTCACGCAGTCGGCCGAGGCGCAGGTCACGCACGCGCAGCGGGCCGCGGTCGAGGCGCTGCTGCGGACCCGGGCCAGCGTGATCGTGGACGACACGAACCTGCGGGCCAAGGTGGTCCGGGAGTGGGCCGAGATGGCCGCCCGGCACGGCGCGTCGTTCGAGGTGCACGACTTCACCGACGTCCCGCTGGCCGAGTGTCTCCGGCGGGACGCCGAGCGGCCCGCGGACGACCAGGTCGGCGAGGACGCGATCCGGCGGATGCACGAGCGGTATCTGGCCGGGAAGAACGTGCCGCTGCCGGTGCCGTTCGTCGACCCGGGTGGGCCGGGCGTCGTCTACCAGCCGGATCCGGAGCTGCCGCCGGTGGTGCTGGTGGACATCGACGGGACGGTCGCGCTGATGGCCGGGCGGAGTCCGTACGAGTGGCACCGGGTCGGTGAGGACGCGCCGAACCCGGCGGTGATCGCGGCGGTCCGGGCGATGCACGCGGCCGGGCACGCGATCGTCTTCTGCTCCGGGCGCGACGAGGTGTGCCGGGCGGAGACCGAGGCGTGGCTGGAGTTGTTCGTCGACGTGCCGTACGAGGGCCTGTTCATGCGTCCCGAGGGGGACAGCCGGAAGGACTCGATCGTCAAGCGGGAGATCTTCGACTCGGAGATCCGGAACCGCTGGCGGGTCGTGGGGGTTTTCGACGACCGCCAGCAGGTGGTACGTATGTGGCGTGCGCTCGGCCTGACCGTGTTCCAGGTCGCGGAAGGGGACTTTTGA
- a CDS encoding RNA ligase family protein — MKYPRTFHLPDSPGASGDDRIQSDLSWLDGELVVTEKMDGGNLTFTRDAMYARSVDSGTHPWDRPAKALWAMTAYKIPDGWRVCGESMWARRSVAYTDLPGVFLVFGIWDETDTLLGWDDTVDWARRLELPVVPVLYRGGSLSEARAAWLALREEKTSEGYVVRAAGRIPAAEFPVKLLKWVRAEHVRTDAAWRHRDDFAVNEFA; from the coding sequence GTGAAGTATCCGCGTACGTTCCATCTGCCCGATTCCCCGGGCGCCTCCGGCGACGACCGGATCCAGTCGGATCTGTCGTGGCTGGACGGTGAGCTCGTGGTGACCGAGAAGATGGACGGCGGGAACCTCACCTTCACCCGGGACGCGATGTACGCGCGGTCGGTCGACTCCGGCACGCATCCGTGGGATCGGCCGGCGAAGGCGCTGTGGGCGATGACGGCGTACAAGATCCCGGACGGGTGGCGGGTCTGCGGCGAGTCGATGTGGGCCCGCCGCAGCGTCGCGTACACCGATCTGCCCGGGGTCTTCCTGGTCTTCGGCATCTGGGACGAGACGGACACGCTGCTGGGCTGGGACGACACGGTGGACTGGGCCCGCCGGCTGGAGCTGCCGGTGGTCCCGGTCCTCTATCGCGGCGGCAGCCTCTCCGAGGCCCGCGCCGCCTGGCTCGCGCTGCGCGAGGAGAAAACTTCCGAGGGGTACGTCGTTCGCGCGGCCGGCCGCATCCCGGCCGCCGAGTTCCCGGTCAAGCTGCTGAAATGGGTCCGGGCCGAGCACGTCCGGACCGACGCCGCCTGGCGCCACCGCGACGACTTCGCGGTCAACGAGTTCGCCTAG
- a CDS encoding nitric oxide synthase oxygenase encodes MFVPGYRDQPTEPWDPDAPADPAEAEDFLRRCYTENPRLGPVEPRLAIVRAQIAATGTYVHTTDELTHGARMAWRNASRCIGRLYWRSLLVLDRRRARTADEIYSLLVQHLQTAGEGQLRAVISVFPAAQPGRPYARVWNEQLIRYAGYRAEDGVPVGDPRLREFTTAVRAFGWQGKGEAFDVLPLVIETPADGIRLYELPERAIREVPITHPEYAWFPELGLRWHAVPAIANMRLTIGGVHYPLAPFNGWYLGTEIGARNLADADRYDLLPVLAGRLGLDTTRESSLWRDRALLELNLAVLHSFEAAGVKMSDHHTESRRFLKHIDNETKAGRPVPADWTWIVPPMSGGITPVFHRYYEELDLRPAFYLDDDAAALAREGMRGCPHR; translated from the coding sequence ATGTTCGTGCCCGGCTACCGGGACCAACCGACCGAGCCCTGGGATCCGGACGCGCCCGCCGACCCGGCCGAGGCGGAGGACTTTCTCCGCCGCTGCTACACGGAAAATCCCCGGCTCGGGCCGGTCGAGCCACGACTCGCCATCGTCCGCGCGCAGATCGCCGCCACCGGCACCTATGTGCACACCACCGACGAGCTGACCCACGGCGCCCGGATGGCCTGGCGCAACGCGAGCCGCTGCATCGGCCGCCTCTACTGGCGCAGCCTGCTCGTGCTCGACCGGCGCCGGGCCCGGACCGCCGACGAGATCTACTCGCTGCTCGTACAGCACCTGCAGACCGCCGGCGAGGGCCAGCTGCGGGCGGTGATCAGCGTCTTCCCGGCGGCTCAGCCGGGCCGGCCGTACGCCCGGGTCTGGAACGAACAACTGATCCGGTACGCCGGCTACCGCGCCGAGGACGGCGTGCCGGTCGGCGACCCACGGCTGCGCGAGTTCACCACCGCGGTCCGCGCCTTCGGCTGGCAGGGCAAGGGTGAGGCGTTCGACGTGCTGCCCCTGGTGATCGAGACCCCGGCCGACGGGATCCGGCTCTACGAGCTGCCCGAGCGTGCGATCCGCGAGGTCCCGATCACCCACCCCGAGTACGCCTGGTTCCCCGAGCTGGGGCTGCGCTGGCACGCCGTCCCGGCGATCGCCAACATGCGGCTCACCATCGGCGGCGTGCACTACCCGCTCGCCCCGTTCAACGGCTGGTACCTGGGCACCGAGATCGGCGCCCGCAACCTCGCCGACGCGGACCGCTACGACCTGCTGCCGGTGCTCGCCGGCCGGCTCGGCCTGGACACCACCCGGGAGTCGTCGCTCTGGCGGGACCGGGCGCTGCTCGAGCTGAACCTCGCCGTCCTGCACAGCTTCGAGGCGGCCGGGGTCAAGATGAGCGACCACCACACCGAGTCACGGCGCTTCCTCAAGCACATCGACAACGAGACGAAGGCCGGCCGCCCGGTCCCGGCCGACTGGACCTGGATCGTCCCGCCGATGTCCGGCGGCATCACCCCGGTCTTCCACCGCTACTACGAGGAGCTGGACCTGCGGCCGGCGTTCTACCTCGACGACGACGCGGCCGCCCTGGCTCGCGAGGGCATGCGGGGTTGCCCGCATCGTTAG
- the rho gene encoding transcription termination factor Rho: protein MSDTTDVTSGVSDVADGAGTTATATKRRRGGTGLSAMLLPELQSLAASLGISGTARMRKGELITAITERQSGGSAATEPAPRPRTEAVAPVQAAPVQAAPAQPAPAEVPQTAAAPAESTPATPPATEAAPAAERPSRRSRERAARETTPRETAPVQTEAAPVVLETPAAPAETTATTTERVERPERGDRNRDRQRTPRDGERGERPERTERPERAERAERPERTPRDGERPERVDRGERPERGERPERNDRGPRDNDRNDRGPRDNDRTGADRGPRTDQGHDDDDADGEGGRRSRRSRFRDRRRGRDREDAPQRDDSRRDTGGREPHVAEDEVLVPVAGILDVLDNYAFVRTTGYLSGPNDVYVSMSQVKKYGLRRGDAVTGAVRSAPRDGDGQRRDKYNPLVRLDTINGMEPDEARRRPEFYKLTPLYPQERLRLETEPHILTTRIIDLVMPIGKGQRALIVSPPKAGKTMVLQALANAITRNNPECHLMVVLVDERPEEVTDMQRTVKGEVIAATFDRPPQDHTTVAELAIERAKRLVELGHDVVVLLDSVTRLGRSYNLAAPASGRIMSGGIDSTALYPPKRFLGAARNIENGGSLTILATALVETGSMMDTVIFEEFKGTGNAELKLDRKIADKRVFPAVDVSASSTRKEEILLGKEELAIIHKLRKVLSSLESGAALDLLMDRLKQTRTNIEFLMQIAKSTPGE, encoded by the coding sequence TTGAGCGACACCACCGACGTGACGTCGGGTGTTTCTGACGTCGCTGACGGCGCCGGCACCACCGCGACCGCCACGAAGCGCCGCCGAGGCGGCACCGGGCTGTCCGCGATGCTGCTGCCCGAGTTGCAGAGCCTCGCTGCCTCCCTGGGCATCTCCGGCACCGCCCGGATGCGCAAGGGCGAGCTGATCACCGCGATCACCGAGCGTCAGAGCGGTGGCTCCGCCGCCACCGAGCCGGCTCCGCGCCCGCGGACCGAGGCAGTCGCCCCGGTTCAGGCCGCGCCGGTTCAGGCGGCGCCCGCCCAGCCGGCTCCGGCTGAGGTGCCGCAGACCGCAGCAGCCCCGGCCGAGAGCACTCCGGCCACCCCGCCGGCCACCGAGGCCGCCCCGGCCGCGGAGCGCCCGTCCCGGCGCAGCCGCGAGCGGGCCGCTCGCGAGACGACACCCCGCGAGACCGCCCCGGTGCAGACCGAGGCCGCCCCCGTCGTGCTCGAGACCCCGGCCGCACCGGCCGAGACCACCGCCACCACGACCGAGCGCGTCGAGCGCCCGGAGCGCGGCGACCGCAACCGCGACCGGCAGCGCACCCCGCGCGACGGTGAGCGGGGCGAGCGTCCGGAGCGCACCGAGCGTCCGGAGCGTGCTGAGCGCGCCGAGCGTCCGGAGCGCACTCCGCGCGACGGCGAGCGCCCGGAGCGGGTCGACCGTGGCGAGCGTCCGGAGCGCGGTGAGCGCCCCGAGCGCAACGACCGTGGTCCGCGGGACAACGACCGCAACGACCGCGGTCCGCGCGACAACGACCGGACCGGCGCCGACCGCGGCCCCCGGACCGATCAGGGTCACGACGACGACGACGCGGACGGCGAAGGCGGTCGCCGGAGCCGGCGCAGCCGCTTCCGGGACCGTCGCCGTGGCCGGGACCGCGAGGACGCCCCGCAGCGCGACGACAGCCGTCGGGACACCGGCGGCCGCGAGCCGCACGTCGCCGAGGACGAGGTGCTCGTCCCGGTGGCCGGCATCCTCGACGTGCTCGACAACTACGCGTTCGTCCGGACCACCGGTTACCTCTCCGGCCCGAACGACGTCTACGTGTCGATGTCGCAGGTCAAGAAGTACGGCCTGCGTCGCGGTGACGCGGTCACCGGTGCGGTCCGCTCCGCCCCGCGCGACGGTGACGGGCAGCGGCGGGACAAGTACAACCCGCTGGTCCGCCTGGACACCATCAACGGGATGGAGCCCGACGAGGCCCGCCGGCGTCCCGAGTTCTACAAGCTCACGCCGCTCTACCCGCAGGAGCGTCTGCGGCTGGAGACCGAGCCGCACATCCTCACCACCCGCATCATCGACCTGGTCATGCCGATCGGTAAGGGCCAGCGCGCCCTGATCGTCTCCCCGCCCAAGGCGGGTAAGACCATGGTGCTGCAGGCCCTGGCCAACGCGATCACCCGCAACAACCCCGAGTGCCACCTGATGGTGGTGCTGGTGGACGAGCGGCCCGAAGAGGTCACCGACATGCAGCGCACGGTGAAGGGCGAGGTCATCGCGGCCACGTTCGACCGTCCGCCGCAGGACCACACCACGGTCGCCGAGCTCGCCATCGAGCGGGCCAAGCGGCTGGTCGAGCTGGGCCACGACGTGGTCGTGCTGCTCGACTCGGTGACCCGGCTGGGCCGGTCGTACAACCTGGCCGCGCCGGCCTCCGGCCGGATCATGTCGGGTGGTATCGACTCGACCGCGCTCTACCCGCCGAAGCGCTTCCTCGGCGCGGCGCGCAACATCGAGAACGGTGGCTCGCTCACCATTCTCGCCACCGCGCTGGTGGAGACCGGGTCGATGATGGACACGGTGATCTTCGAGGAGTTCAAGGGCACCGGTAACGCCGAGCTCAAGCTGGACCGGAAGATCGCCGACAAGCGGGTCTTCCCGGCCGTGGACGTCTCCGCCTCCAGCACCCGTAAGGAAGAGATCCTGCTGGGCAAGGAGGAGCTGGCGATCATCCACAAGCTCCGCAAGGTGCTCAGCTCGCTGGAGTCCGGCGCTGCCCTGGACCTGTTGATGGACCGGCTCAAGCAGACCCGGACCAACATCGAGTTCCTGATGCAGATCGCCAAGTCGACTCCTGGCGAATAA
- the thrB gene encoding homoserine kinase → MGLTFATDPVTVSTPATSANLGPGFDALGLALTLYDDLTASVTAAGFTVEISGQGAGELPTDDGHLVVQAMLTTFDTLGERPPGLAVRCVNRIPQARGLGSSSAAIVGGVQLARGLIRGGLELIDDEAALRIAAKIEGHPDNVAPCLLGGFTVAWTEGAGARAVRLDPAAGVRPTVFVPSERGYTATARAALPATVPHRDAAFNAGRSALLTHALTSDPGLLFPATEDRLHQGYRAEGMPGTTSLVAALRSVGVAAVVSGAGPTVLALTEVPADFHPGAHWHGEVLGVDGAGAVVKGGMVEHAERGPVAAGRKS, encoded by the coding sequence ATGGGCCTGACCTTCGCCACCGATCCGGTAACCGTCAGCACCCCGGCGACCAGCGCGAACCTGGGTCCGGGCTTCGACGCGCTGGGCCTCGCGCTGACCCTCTACGACGACCTGACCGCCTCGGTCACCGCGGCCGGATTCACCGTCGAGATCAGCGGGCAGGGCGCGGGCGAGCTGCCCACCGACGACGGTCACCTGGTCGTCCAGGCCATGCTGACGACGTTCGACACGCTCGGCGAGCGCCCGCCCGGGCTCGCCGTGCGCTGCGTCAACCGGATCCCGCAGGCCCGCGGCCTGGGCAGCTCCTCGGCGGCCATCGTCGGCGGCGTGCAACTGGCCCGGGGCCTGATCCGGGGCGGCCTCGAGCTGATCGACGACGAGGCCGCGCTGCGCATCGCCGCGAAGATCGAGGGCCATCCGGACAACGTGGCGCCGTGTCTGCTCGGCGGGTTCACGGTGGCCTGGACCGAGGGCGCCGGCGCGCGTGCGGTGCGGCTGGACCCGGCCGCCGGCGTGCGCCCGACGGTCTTCGTCCCGTCCGAGCGGGGTTACACCGCGACCGCCCGCGCCGCGCTGCCGGCAACGGTGCCGCACCGCGACGCGGCGTTCAACGCCGGTCGATCCGCGCTGCTCACGCACGCTCTGACCAGCGATCCGGGGCTGCTGTTCCCGGCCACCGAGGACCGGCTGCACCAGGGTTACCGGGCCGAGGGCATGCCCGGCACCACGTCGCTGGTGGCCGCCCTGCGGTCGGTCGGGGTCGCCGCCGTGGTCAGTGGCGCGGGCCCGACCGTACTGGCATTGACCGAGGTCCCGGCCGATTTCCACCCGGGCGCGCACTGGCACGGCGAAGTGCTGGGCGTGGACGGCGCCGGTGCTGTTGTGAAAGGGGGTATGGTGGAACACGCCGAGCGGGGTCCTGTTGCCGCAGGTCGCAAGAGTTGA
- a CDS encoding MFS transporter, with amino-acid sequence MPATLSVLTRNRDFRRLFAAELVVFGADWFVMVPLLVLLPELTGHGFWGGLVLAVDTGINALLLPYTGTVADRLDRRKILIFANLASFVAVLLLFAVRSAATAPLALVAIGAMAVAKAFYQPASSAALPNVVAPADLPAANAIAGSAWGTMTVLGASLGGVVSSAFGPYVSFSVTAAGLLAASLITVLVRGPLQAERVAGGDRPRPGRALAEALRYILHRPRITALVTVKSAVGLGNGVLTVFPLIAVAHGVGGLGAGLLFAVRGLGALVGPFVMRPVLARPAWLFTGLALSMSLYGLGYLGVAFAPWFPLVLLLVFVAHFAGGTNWVLSNYALQAEVPDQLRGRVFATDMMLATLSIALSQLGASAVVDHVDQSVVLAGCGLITVVYAAGWWLATRRMAGFSGRGNHAEMIKP; translated from the coding sequence GTGCCAGCAACGCTCTCGGTCCTTACCCGTAATCGCGACTTCCGCCGTCTGTTCGCCGCTGAGCTGGTGGTCTTCGGGGCCGACTGGTTCGTCATGGTGCCGCTGCTGGTGCTGCTCCCGGAGCTCACCGGGCACGGTTTCTGGGGCGGCCTGGTGCTGGCCGTGGACACCGGGATCAACGCGCTGCTGCTGCCGTACACCGGAACCGTCGCCGACCGCCTGGACCGCCGGAAGATCCTGATCTTCGCGAACCTGGCCTCGTTCGTGGCGGTGCTGCTGCTCTTCGCGGTCCGGTCGGCGGCGACCGCGCCGCTCGCCCTGGTCGCGATCGGGGCGATGGCCGTGGCCAAGGCGTTCTACCAGCCGGCCAGCTCGGCCGCGCTGCCGAACGTGGTGGCCCCGGCCGACCTGCCCGCCGCGAACGCGATCGCCGGCTCGGCGTGGGGCACCATGACCGTGCTCGGGGCGTCCCTGGGTGGCGTGGTGAGCAGCGCGTTCGGGCCGTACGTCAGCTTCTCGGTGACCGCGGCCGGACTCCTGGCCGCCAGCCTGATCACCGTCCTGGTCCGGGGTCCGCTGCAGGCGGAGCGCGTCGCCGGCGGCGACCGCCCGCGGCCGGGCCGGGCGCTGGCCGAGGCGTTGCGCTACATCCTGCACCGGCCCCGGATCACCGCGCTGGTCACCGTCAAGTCCGCGGTCGGCCTCGGCAACGGCGTGCTGACCGTGTTCCCGCTGATCGCCGTCGCGCACGGGGTCGGCGGGCTGGGCGCCGGCCTGCTCTTCGCGGTCCGCGGGCTGGGCGCGCTGGTCGGCCCGTTCGTGATGCGGCCGGTGCTGGCCCGGCCGGCCTGGCTGTTCACCGGCCTGGCCCTGTCGATGAGCCTGTACGGCCTCGGCTACCTGGGCGTCGCCTTCGCCCCGTGGTTCCCGCTGGTGCTGCTGCTGGTCTTCGTGGCGCACTTCGCCGGCGGCACCAACTGGGTGCTCTCCAACTACGCCCTGCAGGCCGAGGTGCCCGACCAGTTGCGCGGCCGGGTGTTCGCCACCGACATGATGCTGGCGACGCTCTCGATCGCGCTCAGCCAGCTGGGCGCGAGCGCGGTCGTCGACCACGTCGACCAGTCGGTGGTGCTGGCCGGCTGCGGCCTGATCACGGTGGTCTACGCGGCCGGCTGGTGGCTGGCCACGCGCCGGATGGCGGGATTCTCCGGGCGTGGCAATCACGCTGAGATGATCAAGCCCTAG